Genomic DNA from Actinomycetota bacterium:
CGGCTGCGCGGAGAACCCGGTCGGGTCGGCTGGGTGCTGAGGGTGACGGCCAACCTGGCCATCGACACCGTCCGGCGAAAGCGACCGGTCCCCGAGGCCGGCTTCGCGGCCGACATGGAGGAAGCGGTGGTGCTGCGCTCGGCATTGGCGGCCGCCCTGTCCGCCCTGCCCGCCCGCCAGCGGGCCGTGGTCGTCCTGCGCTACCTGGCCGACCAGAGCGAGGACGACGTGGCCCGCCTGCTGGGCATCTCGGCCGGGACGGTCAAGGCCCACGCCCACCGGGCCACCCAGCGGCTCCGCCGCCAGTTCCACGACGACGAGGAGATCTCCATTGCCCTCCATCGAGCCTGAGGAGCTTCCCCGGCGTCGCGGGCGCCAGGAACTGCTCGACCACATCTACTCCGAAGGCGAGCGGCGCCGGCGGCGCCGGCGGGCAGGTCGCGTGGGCCTGTCCGCCGTCGCCGCCCTGGCCGTGGGCGCGGCCGTGATGGCCGGTCTGCCCGCGGGCACGCCGCAGCAGGTGGCGACCCGGGGGGCTACGGCCCCCGCCGCCCCCGGGTGGCCCGCTTCCGGCCCGGGCGGGGCCGAAGGGGGAGGGGAGGCGACGACCACCTCGGTGGCCGAGCCGACGACGACCGTGGCCCTGGAGCCGGCTCGCCCCCTGGCCCCGACGACCGTCGCCCGGCCCGTGACCACGACCACGCCGCTGACCGCCACCACCGCCGCCCCGCCCACCACCGTGGCTGGGCCGATCTGCCTGAACAGCACCGACGAGGCGTGCGGGCCGTTCAGGTGGGAGCCCGAGCCCGAGCCCAACCAGCCCCTGACCATCGACGTGACGGCCACGCCCCGACCGGACGACCCCCGCACCTTCGACTTCGCCGTCGTCTACACCGACCCCGACGCGCCCGTCGACGACGGCTGCCGCGGCGTCAGTTTCGGGGACGGCAACACCACCTACACCGGGAGCAGCCCCGGTTGCGTGGTGGCCGTTTGCCTGGCCGCCTACGGGCCCTGGACGCCGCCCGTACCCGAGCCCGACCGGGTGGAGGCGGCGGTCAGCCACACCTACGCCGAACCTGGCACATACACGGTGTCGTTCTCGGCTCGCTCGCTCCACTCGCTGTGCCACGACCCGTACGGCAGCTACGGCGACCGCAAGATCACCGTGGTGGTGCCCTGACCGAGCTTCACCCCGGCCGGGGGGTGTAGCGGGCGCCGTCGGCCGCAGAAGCCGGGCTGTCCACCAGCACGACGCCGCCCCAGACGACCATGGCCTCGCCGTCCCAGGCCCCCACCGGGTAGGCCCTACCAAGCAGGGCCACCTGCTCCAGGCGCCGCCAGGAACCCGACGCCGGGTCGTAGGCCGCACCGTCGCCCCGGGGGACGATGAGATCGGGCGCCAGGCGCCGCCCCCCCACCGGGCCGACCACCACGCCCGAGTCCCCTCCGCTGTCGGCCGCCAGGCCCAGGCCACCCCAGACCAGCATCTCCTGGCCCGACCAGACGGCCAGAGCGCTGGCCCGGGGCACGACGGGCGCGGCCGGCAGCTCCCGCCAGCGGTCCGTGGCCGGGTCGTAGGCCGCGCCGTCGGCCAGCAGCTCGGTGCCGCTGGCCCCGCCCCACACGATCAGCTCCCGGCCGCTCCACACCCAGGCGGCCCCGTTGCGGGGCGGCAGGGGCGAGGGCGCCAGGGCCCGCCAGGAGTCTCGGGCCGGGTCGTAGGCCGCGCCGTCGGCCCGGTCCTCGCCGCCCGCCGACCCGCCCCAGACCAGCACCTCCCGCCCGGTCCACACCGAGGCGGGGGCGGCCCGGCCCTCGACGGGAGCCGGGGCCAGGGGGCGCCACGAGTCCGTCGCCGGGTCGTAGGCCGCCCCGTCCGAGTGGGGCTCGCCGCTGCCCCCCCAGATCACCAGCTCCCGGCCTGTCCAGACGGCGGCCGCCTCGCCCCGGGCGCTGATCGGTGCGGGCGCCACCGTGCGCCACTCGTCGCGGGCCGGGTCGTAGGCCGCGCCGTCGGCCAGCAGGCCCAACTGGTTGCTCCCGCCCCAGACGACCACCTCGGTGCCCGTCCAGGCGGCGGCCGCGCCGTCGCGGCCGTCGATCGGGGCGGCCGCCACCGTGCGCCACGTGTTCCGCGACGGCCCGAAGGCGGCCCCGTCGGCCATCCTCGGGGCCCGGGGCGAGGGGCACTCGGCGCCCGCGCAGTTCTGGCCTCCCCAGATGACCAGCTCCTGGCCCGTCCACACCGAGACGGCCGAGAACCGCCCGCACAGAGGCGAGCGCTCTAGCTCTGTCCAGGTCGTGCCGCCGCCGTCGGGCCCGATGCCCACGTCGGGCGCGGCCCGCGTGGGGCACGTGGGCCCGGCGGCCGTCTGCTGGGCGGGACGGTCACGCACCCACCAGATGGCCACCGCCAGCAGGACCAGCACCATGAAGGGCGGCCAGGCCGAGCTCTTCCGGGCCCGGCGGGGTGCGGTGGCGTGGTCGGGGCACTTGAACCCGACCGGGGTACGGATGGCGCACGACGGGCAGATGGGCTGCTCGCATTCGACACAGCTCAGTCGGGTCTCGGTACCGTGCCGGGCGCACACCGTCCCCGGGCTGTCGGCCATGGGACGAGAGGCTATCTACCGGCACCGCCGGGGGCCCGCCCGCTGGCCCTTTGAAGCACACCGGTCGCGAACGAGGACCGGCCCAAGGGCCGGTCCTCGTCGAAACGCCCGAAAGGGCGGCGTTCAGCTCCCGCGGCCGATGCCGGCTGCCTTGAGGACCCGGGGCTCAACGCCCGCCTCGCGCCATGCCTGGTAGGTGAGGCCCTTGCGTTGGCTGTAACCGGCAGCCACCGCGACGAACTCCGACTCGAGCCCCGCAAGGTCGACGCCCCCCTCACCCGACGCATCGAGCTGCTGCTGCAGGTCCATGCGCTCCTGGGTCAAGTGGAGACGAGACAGCGGGTCGGCGGTCGCCAACTTCTGCTCGACGTCGGCCAGGCGCTTGGACACCGTCTCGGTGGTGCGCTTGCGGCCCCGCTTGGGACGGTGGCTGTCGAGGGCCTCGAGGTACCGCCGGACCACCCTGCCCTGCTCACGGCCCTCCGCCAATGCCGCCTTGTGCTCGTCGCTCATCGTCCGGCTTGGCTTGGCCGCTGCCGCGGCAGCCTTCTTCGGCATTCCTGGGATCCTCCTTGTCGTTTCGGACCACCCCGGAGCCCAAGGGCACTGGCCGGACCATCGGCTGAAGCCGATATCCACTACCTATAGGGTTACCGCCGGACCCAATGCTTGTCGGGCACGGTGTGACGCGCTAATGGTACATGAACCAGCACAGGACACCGGACATCCTCAAAGGCGTTCTCCGGCCAAGGGAAGCCAAAGCCGATCTTGACCCCAACCACCGCCGTGAAATGAGGACACCGGTGCCCTGGCTCATAATTGGCCATTAGCCGATCGGGCCGCTCAGAGCAAGCCGCCCTGCAGGCGCACGAGATGGCTCCCTGTCAGGAGCCGACCGTCCGCACCGGACCATGCCACATGGCCAGCCGCACCTCGGTGCCGTCACCCGAGGAACTGATGTCTACCTCGTCGACGAGTGCCCGTATGAGGGGGATGCCGAGCCCCCGCTCGAACTTCAGCCGGTCGGGGTCGGTCGGAGGCGGGTGATCGGGCAGCGACGCCGGGTCGAAGCCCGGGCCCTTGTCCTCGACGCTCACCCGCAGGGCCCGGTCGTCGGACCAGCAACGCAGCACGACCCCGTCGGGAGCCTCGACCGAGCCGTGCGCTTCGATGGCGTTCGTGCAGGCCTCGGAGACGGCAATCTTCAGGTCGTCCACCTGGTCATCGGAAAGGGATGCCTCGCTGGCCGCCATGGCCGAGACCATGAGCCGGGCCAAGGCCACGAACTCGGGCCGAGCGGGGATCTCGAGCTCGACGACCTCGGACAACTAACGCCTAGTTCTGGGCCGGCGACCCGGTGGCGGCTTCAACCGAGTCGTGTATCGAGAACACCTTGGTCAGACCGGTGATCTCGAAGACCTTGAGGATCCGGCTCTGGGTGCACACCAGGAGCAGGTCGCCGTTGTGGCTGCGGAGGCGCTTGAGGCCGCCAACCAGGACCCCCAGCCCGGTGGAGTCGAGGAAGTCGACGCCCTCGAGGTCGACGATGATCTGGTGCTTGCCCTCGCTGACCATCTCGATCAGGCGCTCGCGGAACTTCGGCGCGGTATAGACGTCGACTTCGCCCCGCACGCTCAGGACTGAGTAACCGTTGCGTTCGGTCACCTCGAGACCGAGATCCATTGACCCTCCTGTTCCGGTTCAAACCTAGCCTGTCCACGAGCCGTCAAGGGCCTCGGACCGCAAGGCTTGTACCGCCGGAGCGGCGGCGACGAAACCTAACCGGTCAAGCGGGGGCGTGACGGGGTGGCCGGTATGGTCGTACTGACCGGGCGGGTCGTGGTCGTGGTCGGGCCCCGAACGGTCGTGGTGGGGCTCGGGGCCACAGTGGTGGTGGTCGCCCTCGGCGCGGTCGTGGTCGTGGTCGGGACCGTGGTCGTGGTGGGCCCGCTCGACGGCACGGTGGTGGTGGGTTGGCCCGGCGGGAAACCGGTCGTGGTGGTCGTGGCCGGCGGCTCGGTAGTGGTCGTCGGCGGCTCGATGATCACCTGGCTCCCGCCCAGCACGACCGGGTTGCCGGTGGTGGGGTTGACCGCCAGCGCACTTAGGAACGACGGGAACTCGATGAACTCGTCGTGCCAGCAGCACACGTCGAGGTCGTCGCTGAGGCCCACCTCGAGGCCGGCGGGCAGCACGGTGATGTCGTCGAACTCCAGCCCCGAGATGGCCGTGAAGCCGCCGATCCCCCCCAGGTAGAGGTAAGGAGAGGCGAAGCCGGTCTGGGTCAGGCCGATGAGGCCGCCCCCGTTGTTGACGAAGTCGGCGATGTCGGCCGCCCGGCCGACCAGCGCGTCGTTCTCCTCGTCGGTGAGCCCGCCGCTGGGCGACTCGGTCTCGCTGCTGACGACGGCCAGCATGGCCCACCCCGTGAAGTCGGCGGCCGCGATCGCGGCGGCGCCGTTGACGTAGCCCATCGTGGTGGTCAGCACCTCGACGTCGAGGGCGCTCCAGAACGCGGTCACTTCGTCGACCAGCGGCGGGGTCGGGAACTTGCCCCCGCCGATCACGAAGATGCCCGATCCCCCGTTGGTCACTTTGGTGAGCATGTCCTCCACGAGCCCGGCGTAGGCCGACACCGGGCCGTGGGCGCCCACCCCTCCGTCCTCGGCGTCGATGCCCAACACGGCCACCGGCCCTCCCACGACGTCGGAGTCGCTGGCTGTCGCGAACCAGACCCCGAGGGCGGCCACCAAGGCCACGATGGGGACCAAGGCCAGGGCCTTGGTCATCTCACTGCGCTGCTCCCAGGACATCTGTCCGCCTCCCGTCAGCGGGCGTTGGCCGTCGCCGCCGCGGCCATCATCGCAGGTTGACCACTGGGCGGGCGCCGGTGGACCTCGTCGGGGAACAGGCTACGGCTGACGGCCTCCTCGTAGGAGACCAGGCCGCGCTCGACCAGTTCGGTCAGCGAGTTCTCCAAGGTCCGCATGCCCTGGCGACGACCGGTGAGGATCACGTTGCGGATCTGGCGAGTCTTGCCCTCCTTGATCAGGTTGCGGACGGCGTGGGTGGCCACCAGCACCTCGAAGGCCGCCACCCGGCCGCCGTCCACCCGGGGCAGGAGGCGCTGGCTGACGACGCCCGCCAACGACCCCGCTAGCTGGACCTTCACCTGGTCCTGGTTCTCGGCCGGGAACACGTCGACGATGCGGTCGAGGGCCTGGGCGGCGTCGTTGGTGTGCAGCGTGGCGAACACCAGGTGACCGGTCTCGGCGATGGTCAGGGTGGTCTGGATGCTCTCGGTGTCGCGCATCTCGCCCACGAGCAGCACGTCGGGGTCCTCGCGCAGCGCCGACCGCAGGCCCCGGGCGAACGACAGGCTGTCGGTGCCGATCTCGCGCTGGCTGACGGCCGCCATGCGGGGTTCGTGCAGGTACTCGATGGGGTCCTCGAGGGTGACGATGTGGCACGCCCGGTTCTTGTTCACCCAGTCGATGACCGAGGCCAACGTCGTGGTCTTGCCCGAACCGGTGGGGCCGGTGACCAGCACGAGGCCCTGGTGGAGCCGGGCGAAGGCCGAGACGGCCGCCGGCAACCCGAGCACCTCGGGGCTGGGTATCTCGCGGGGGATGAGCCGCAGGGTCACGGCCACCTCGCCCCGGGTGTGGAAGCAGTTGCCCCGGAAGCGGGCCAGGTCGCGCCACGCGAAGGAGAAGTCGACCTCCCGCTCGCTCGTGAGGGCGGCCGACTGCTCGGGCGTGAGCAGGGCGTCGGCCATCCGGGCCGTGTCCTGGGGTGCGAGCGCAGGCTCCCCCTCCAGGGGCCCCATCTCGCCGTCGACCCGGGCCAGGGGCGGGCAGCCCGGGGTGAGGAGCAGGTCGGTGCCGCCCAGCTCCCACAGGGAAGCGAGGTGGCGCTCGATGAGTTGTTGGGTGGTCTTGGGCATGTGGGGCTCCTTGGCGAGCCGGGAGGGCCCGGGCCCCGGCGGTCAGCGTGCCGGCGCCGGGCCCTCCCGGCGGACTAGGTCAGACGCAGGGGCCGCCAGCCACAGCGGTGACCGTGTAGCTGGTACCGCCGCCGCCGAGGGTGATGTCGTGCAGGGTCGACTGCCGGGCCAGCAGGCCGTTGGCCACCAGGTTGGCTTCCGTCGTGTAGGCCCCGTTCATGGCGAAGTTGGCCTCTTCGGCGGTCACGAGCGTGTTGAAGTCGGTGTCGCACGCCGCACCCTGGCCCCGGTCCCCGAGGCCGCTCACGGCGAACACGACGATGGCGGCCAGGATCCCGAGGATCACGATCACCACCAGCATCTCGATCAGGGTGAAACCCTGCTGGTCCCTCTTGGCAACTATGCGCTTGATCACTTTCTTGTTCCTCCTGTTTGGTTCTCTGCTATTGGGCCCGCCACGACCGGACCGTCGGAGAACGGCCCGGATCGTTGGCGATCTTCACGACCGCCCGGCGGACGGTCGCGACCTCCCCCGGGGCGGCACCCGCCGCCGACGAGGTGAGAAGCACGGTGCGCCGGCCCTGGGCGGCCACCGCCGCCAGAGGCCCGGTGGCACCCGGGTTGGTCTGCACCACGAACCTCGAGGCGACCACCCCGGCCATGAGCGGGGGCTGGGCGCTGGTGGCCCACACCGAGACCGAGGCGTCGGGGCTGTGCACCAGCCCGTGGACCGCAAACCGTGCAGTCCCCTGGTTGACCGTCAGCGCCGCCGCCGCGCTGTGGGCCACGTAACCTGCGGGCGCCGGTGAGGGCACGGTCATGATCGAGAAGCCGTTCGCCGGGCCGCCGCCGGTGGGCGTGCGGGTGAACAGCTCGACCTGGGTGGCGCCCGCCCCGAAGTCGCTGAGGGTGATCGTCGACGTCCCTCCGAGGATGAACACGACGCCCTTGCCCGATGCCTCCGAAAGAGGACCGGCCGACGAGTCGTTGGGGCAGGCCGCCGCCAGCACGTTGGTCTCCCCCGGGGCGGGCTCGCCGCCGATCGCCGTGCGGCTGGTGAAGCTGAGGTTCACGTTCTCGAAGTAGTAGACGCCGCTCTCGAAGTAGTTGCGGGCCCCGAGGTCGAGCGTCTCGCCCAGGCCCGTCGTGTACTTGCCGGGATGGTGGATGGTCCATGTGTGGCCGGTCGAGACGCAGAGGAAGGAGGTGCGCAACGACCGGATCGGCGGGGCTGGCGGCAGGGGGGCGACGACCGTGGGCGCGGGGCCGGCGGCGCACGACCACAGGTCGGGCTCGCCGATGGACACACCTGGCGGCTGGGTGCAGCCAGCTGTGGCCGCGGCCACGTCGCCTCCGGTCACGGCCACGGTGCCCGCCAGGGCCATGTCGCCGGTCACGTACACGTCGCCCCCGTTGATGCCCACGGGCGCGGCCGCCCCTCCCACGACCGAGAAGCTGTCGGCCGCCCCGCTGGTGGTCACGACCGACCAGGGGCCGGCCGCGGGCGAGGCCGCCGAGCCGGCCAGGGCCCGGCAGGTGACCGTCACGGTCCGACCGTTGATGTCGGGCGTGCCCGCCAGCACCTGCTCGCCGGCGGCTACGTCGGCGCAGTTGGCGTCAGACGTGCGCAGGGCCTCGATGCCCCACTCGAGGCCGCCGTCGGCCGCGTACGACCGGTCGTTGACGGCCCGGGTCACGCCCGTGGCCTTCAGGTTGACCTCGGTCTGGGCCAGCAGGGTGGCGATGAACAGCCCGAAGAGCGACAGGAACCCGAGGGCGATCAGCAGCGCGGCGCCGCGCTCGTCGCCGTGCTCGTCGGCGTGCTCGTCGCGAAGCCGGCGGGCGGTCACGGCGTCCTCCGCGAAGCCGACACGGTGTACTGGGCGCCGAGGTGGTCGGTGACGGTGAGCGACACGGTGGCCCCCGACACCGAGGCGGTGGCCGCCGAGCCGTCCGCCAGTGCCCGGCCCACGAGGGTCTCGGTGGCCGGGCCGCCGGTGGTGCACGCGAACCGGACCAGGTGCCAACGGCTGCCGTCGGCCACGACCCGCCACGAGGCGGAGTAGTTCGAGACGGCGGTCGTGGGCGGGGTACCCGCCGACGAGAACTCCCGCCACTGCAGGTGGAGGACGTTGGTGCCCACGCTGGCCCCGGCGCAGCCCGTGGGCGTGGCCGGGTCTGTGCCGACCGGGCCCGAAGACGACTCGATGTCG
This window encodes:
- a CDS encoding SigE family RNA polymerase sigma factor codes for the protein MDRTPDRTPDRDPDFEALFESTFPMAQRVAYRIVGDAFVAEDLAAEAFVRLYARWGRLRGEPGRVGWVLRVTANLAIDTVRRKRPVPEAGFAADMEEAVVLRSALAAALSALPARQRAVVVLRYLADQSEDDVARLLGISAGTVKAHAHRATQRLRRQFHDDEEISIALHRA
- a CDS encoding ATP-binding protein yields the protein MSEVVELEIPARPEFVALARLMVSAMAASEASLSDDQVDDLKIAVSEACTNAIEAHGSVEAPDGVVLRCWSDDRALRVSVEDKGPGFDPASLPDHPPPTDPDRLKFERGLGIPLIRALVDEVDISSSGDGTEVRLAMWHGPVRTVGS
- a CDS encoding STAS domain-containing protein, which gives rise to MDLGLEVTERNGYSVLSVRGEVDVYTAPKFRERLIEMVSEGKHQIIVDLEGVDFLDSTGLGVLVGGLKRLRSHNGDLLLVCTQSRILKVFEITGLTKVFSIHDSVEAATGSPAQN
- a CDS encoding type IV pilus twitching motility protein PilT, translated to MPKTTQQLIERHLASLWELGGTDLLLTPGCPPLARVDGEMGPLEGEPALAPQDTARMADALLTPEQSAALTSEREVDFSFAWRDLARFRGNCFHTRGEVAVTLRLIPREIPSPEVLGLPAAVSAFARLHQGLVLVTGPTGSGKTTTLASVIDWVNKNRACHIVTLEDPIEYLHEPRMAAVSQREIGTDSLSFARGLRSALREDPDVLLVGEMRDTESIQTTLTIAETGHLVFATLHTNDAAQALDRIVDVFPAENQDQVKVQLAGSLAGVVSQRLLPRVDGGRVAAFEVLVATHAVRNLIKEGKTRQIRNVILTGRRQGMRTLENSLTELVERGLVSYEEAVSRSLFPDEVHRRPPSGQPAMMAAAATANAR
- a CDS encoding prepilin-type N-terminal cleavage/methylation domain-containing protein, with protein sequence MIKRIVAKRDQQGFTLIEMLVVIVILGILAAIVVFAVSGLGDRGQGAACDTDFNTLVTAEEANFAMNGAYTTEANLVANGLLARQSTLHDITLGGGGTSYTVTAVAGGPCV
- a CDS encoding prepilin-type N-terminal cleavage/methylation domain-containing protein; the protein is MNRGQQGFTLIEVVVAVAILGIVMVPLTSAMVVGLRTSDRTASVLVSSADRQLLAVHLTPDIESSSGPVGTDPATPTGCAGASVGTNVLHLQWREFSSAGTPPTTAVSNYSASWRVVADGSRWHLVRFACTTGGPATETLVGRALADGSAATASVSGATVSLTVTDHLGAQYTVSASRRTP